A window of Haliscomenobacter hydrossis DSM 1100 contains these coding sequences:
- a CDS encoding alpha/beta hydrolase family protein — MQQSPLFCLFFLSFWAVASAQRPDYLKKDSIQSSLDGNTQVFYFDKSRASTPQPLVVELHSWSNSADSQKGMIAPQVHAKNWNFIFPNFRGVNNQPKACCSDFVLSDIDEAIDWALKNMQVDRKQIYIVGYSGGGYATLAAYMRSRHQIRAFSAWASISDLEAWYAESVERKNKYAAEIVKCIGANEVFDAQKAKARSPLFWDYPVHKRKNSLLQMYVGVHDGYTGSVPISQSINFYNKLLKDSKEKDTTRYVSAADAEILLKTRSFPAQKAPETLGNRAILYQKTSKNISLTVFEGSHDILYDQVLSRISAGHKK, encoded by the coding sequence ATGCAGCAATCCCCTCTGTTTTGTCTTTTTTTCCTGAGTTTTTGGGCTGTCGCTTCCGCGCAGCGCCCCGATTACCTCAAAAAAGACAGCATTCAATCCTCCCTGGATGGCAATACACAAGTCTTTTATTTTGATAAATCAAGGGCCTCCACACCACAACCCCTGGTCGTGGAATTGCACTCCTGGAGCAACTCCGCTGATTCTCAAAAGGGAATGATTGCGCCCCAGGTTCATGCGAAGAACTGGAATTTCATCTTTCCCAATTTCAGGGGAGTCAACAATCAGCCCAAAGCCTGTTGCAGCGATTTTGTACTTTCTGACATCGATGAGGCCATTGATTGGGCCCTCAAAAACATGCAGGTCGACCGCAAGCAGATTTACATCGTAGGATACAGTGGCGGGGGATATGCAACGCTAGCGGCATACATGAGGTCGCGGCACCAGATTCGGGCGTTTTCAGCCTGGGCATCCATCTCGGATTTAGAGGCCTGGTATGCAGAATCTGTTGAACGCAAGAACAAATATGCGGCTGAAATTGTCAAGTGCATCGGTGCCAATGAGGTTTTTGATGCCCAAAAAGCAAAGGCACGTTCTCCTCTTTTTTGGGATTACCCTGTGCATAAGCGCAAAAACAGCCTATTGCAGATGTATGTGGGTGTTCATGATGGATATACCGGATCGGTACCCATTTCCCAGTCCATCAATTTTTACAACAAATTATTGAAGGATAGCAAGGAAAAAGATACCACTCGGTATGTTTCTGCCGCAGACGCTGAGATTTTGCTAAAAACCCGGTCGTTTCCTGCGCAAAAAGCACCTGAGACGCTAGGCAATCGGGCGATTCTTTACCAAAAAACATCCAAAAACATTAGTTTGACGGTGTTTGAAGGATCGCATGACATCTTGTATGACCAGGTTCTATCAAGAATAAGCGCAGGGCATAAAAAGTAG
- a CDS encoding LysR substrate-binding domain-containing protein: MELRQLRYFVAVAEDLHFSKAAQKLFVSQSALSQQIALLENEIGVELFVRASRQHLRKVELTEAGESFVTAAQKILQLSQQAIEQARQIGLHQQVLQVGVYKTALRERLVELLQVLNHDFPKVEVKLVEFPTPHSVQSAVLAENIDLGFTLLPLHYPELNAKVIKKGSLKVILSQQHQRALDPSLTLESLQNEKWVEITRNLHPVYDEIEAMCQRAGFSRVGKIVQEVSSLELLISLVEVGRGIAFISSAYDLSREPNIVVKELVQADGSLFESVAIDSALVYLGKNGSPLVMAVVGGIGEG; this comes from the coding sequence ATGGAACTACGACAGTTGCGCTATTTTGTGGCAGTTGCCGAAGACTTACACTTCAGTAAGGCCGCACAGAAGTTATTCGTCTCCCAATCTGCCCTGAGTCAGCAAATTGCGCTTTTGGAAAACGAAATTGGTGTGGAGCTGTTTGTCCGCGCCAGCCGCCAACACCTCCGCAAAGTGGAGCTGACCGAAGCCGGGGAATCTTTCGTCACGGCGGCTCAGAAAATCCTCCAACTGAGTCAGCAAGCCATCGAGCAAGCCCGCCAAATTGGGCTACACCAGCAGGTACTCCAGGTTGGTGTCTACAAAACCGCCCTCCGCGAGCGCCTGGTAGAGCTGCTGCAAGTGCTGAACCACGATTTCCCCAAGGTGGAGGTCAAATTGGTGGAGTTTCCTACCCCACACAGTGTACAATCCGCGGTTTTGGCCGAAAACATCGACCTTGGCTTCACCCTTTTGCCCCTGCACTACCCCGAATTGAATGCCAAAGTCATCAAAAAAGGGAGTCTCAAAGTCATCTTGTCGCAACAACACCAGCGTGCCCTGGATCCGTCCCTAACCCTGGAGTCACTCCAAAACGAAAAATGGGTGGAGATCACCCGCAACCTGCACCCGGTGTACGATGAAATTGAGGCAATGTGCCAACGCGCGGGTTTTAGTCGGGTAGGCAAAATTGTACAGGAGGTGTCCTCCCTGGAACTGCTGATCAGTTTGGTGGAGGTGGGACGAGGCATTGCCTTTATCTCTTCGGCGTATGACTTGAGCCGGGAGCCGAATATTGTAGTCAAAGAATTGGTGCAAGCCGATGGGAGTTTGTTTGAGTCGGTAGCGATTGATAGTGCCTTGGTGTATTTGGGGAAAAATGGATCTCCATTGGTGATGGCAGTGGTTGGGGGGATTGGGGAGGGGTAG
- a CDS encoding translocation/assembly module TamB domain-containing protein, whose translation MENQDQKTRQDWREVRWGLWQIYRRVAAILRITLTVLAVGVTTLFLIFQVPMVQEWAIDEITKAISKTTGTRTEVGHFRLSLFNHLVLNDVYIEDDQRDTLLFCKNLSAQIKLSPITLLREGLVFDELSVSKGRFNIKKAPAAEMNNLEILLEKLFPPQQTVTKKEKKPFKLAIKKLNLDDVIFLKNDLHRGQRMKIVLARGRIAIDKMNLPGKRLEAKYIRLKGARILIDELPYGPGYEDSLTEIEEQVPAVDSTAADTTTWNVVVKEINFSESVFHLHNYRKAPKKSSARDTIDYAHMEVRDIDVKIKNFAIKKEVFSGNLNNISFREKSGFELSKLAAKEAIVSSREITLNGMALITPNSNIGDTLQLKFDSFDDFADFPNAVRLDTKFDGAKIAMRDIMAFASDLNTNPFFRKNRETTLSIDGRMYGVINNLNGRKLRILLPDGTFLQGRFDARNLAVKDNESIELRMDQLSTSMRTLRDLLPNFSLPKNFDKLGKLQYRGDFIGFFNSFTTIGQLFTSIGSADLNVSLKNTESPERASYSGIVTLNNFDLGKWTDNNNLGKISLRAAVGEGDGYGLAGKNARAKLTADIKSFEFKGYKYSNAHMEGELKARQFDGNLNIKDDNIDLVFAGKVDLSKDIPEYIFNSSINRLNLQKLNFSKEEIVLTGNVDINIQANNLVDLVGKAEFRDFDINKGDQTYHFKLVDIRSTLDTAGGRELNIASDVMDAQLQGRFDIEKIPAALQLFIYDNFPGFANRFRIPKIDSLLRPQQFEYNIKIKDSGGLHELLNAQLGPLKNFELTGNFDNLTSKLEAKLKAPEFRFGSISATDLGLIVDLTDGEGYMNFNTEALNLNEKLKLPDITLLTILDRDTIDFSLNYADHSSKVLSKVDLNGRFYIRDTSTMLMQLKNSNLRLLNSTWSINPKNSIAFGKDYIDVQDFVLQHENKSIYLDRLGRKGVKLAMNNMDLNLLNDYLNFEPMKFGGRCNVEARVEDVLSLKNLGISVVSDTFLINRDDWGLMRLDLKMKDRQHPLEAYFAMTKDTAQLLLEGYYNLSTFGESSEQKARYFDANLNIHSYPLRIADYFVGDVFKNLYGYFDTDLHINGDINNPNIGGKMHLIKGGFTVDYLKTTYTFNKGDVVVDNFLFDMSDMLLYDKRKNRAQLDGGIRHDHLQHFGFNATLRTIEPFLALDTKKGDNEQFYGQAIGMGKINFSGSFQRPDISVNAAVGEGSRLVIPVSNERKVGQFEFVKFVEKTPQKDQKEEEDRELTGVGIDLDITVQRGAEIQIIFNEQSGDVIKGAGRGAVQISVPRGGDFKMFGEIVIDEGEYLFTLYNLFNKGFRVKEGGTLTWNGNPFGATINLEAEYRDLSASVYSFIQEYLATTTDEELKAAANRNTNIDLRMKLRGDLLKPTIDFDLSFPNLRGELQSFAESKIRILKQDQNELNKQVSGLILFGQFLPADFALGNQARAFALNSVSELVSNQVSLMVTELLKDLVGDGVLSDINFNIRQALTSSGSNEFQFSLKPYFLQDRLSVQVGGNIQNSVPGTENVGTFVGTDVVIEYAITPDRNLKLRIFQKLQPDVGGRRFQVGTGLSFRKEYNSFADFIKSFKKATRSEKLKANSEK comes from the coding sequence ATGGAAAATCAGGACCAAAAAACGAGGCAAGACTGGCGCGAAGTACGATGGGGACTGTGGCAAATTTACCGCCGGGTAGCCGCCATTCTGCGCATTACGCTCACCGTTTTGGCGGTGGGGGTGACTACTCTTTTTCTGATTTTTCAGGTGCCCATGGTTCAAGAGTGGGCCATCGACGAGATTACCAAAGCCATCTCCAAAACCACCGGAACCCGCACCGAAGTAGGGCATTTTCGTTTGAGTTTGTTCAATCATCTGGTCTTGAACGATGTATACATTGAGGATGACCAACGTGACACCTTGCTTTTTTGTAAAAACCTCAGCGCACAAATCAAACTTAGCCCAATTACCCTACTGCGCGAAGGGCTGGTTTTTGACGAATTGAGTGTGTCCAAGGGGCGTTTTAACATCAAAAAAGCGCCCGCAGCAGAAATGAACAACCTGGAGATTCTGCTGGAAAAACTTTTTCCTCCCCAACAGACCGTGACCAAAAAAGAAAAAAAACCGTTCAAGCTGGCCATCAAAAAGCTCAACCTGGATGATGTCATTTTTCTGAAAAACGATTTGCACCGGGGGCAACGCATGAAAATTGTACTGGCCCGCGGGCGCATTGCCATCGACAAGATGAACCTGCCTGGTAAGCGCCTGGAAGCCAAATATATTCGGCTCAAAGGAGCGAGGATTTTGATTGATGAATTGCCCTATGGTCCTGGTTATGAGGACTCTCTGACGGAAATAGAAGAGCAGGTTCCGGCGGTAGACAGTACGGCAGCTGACACGACAACCTGGAATGTGGTGGTCAAAGAAATCAATTTTTCCGAATCGGTATTCCATCTGCACAATTACCGCAAAGCGCCCAAAAAATCCAGTGCGCGCGACACCATCGACTACGCGCACATGGAAGTGCGCGATATCGACGTCAAAATCAAAAATTTTGCGATCAAAAAAGAGGTGTTCTCCGGCAATTTGAACAACATCTCTTTTCGTGAAAAAAGTGGGTTTGAGCTAAGCAAACTGGCGGCAAAGGAAGCCATCGTCAGTTCGCGTGAAATCACCCTCAATGGCATGGCACTCATCACCCCCAACTCCAATATTGGGGATACCCTACAGTTGAAATTTGATTCTTTTGACGACTTTGCCGATTTCCCCAACGCCGTGCGGCTGGATACCAAGTTTGATGGGGCCAAAATTGCCATGCGCGACATCATGGCTTTTGCCAGTGATTTGAACACCAATCCTTTTTTTCGCAAAAATCGGGAAACGACCCTTTCCATTGATGGCCGCATGTACGGGGTGATCAACAACCTCAATGGCCGCAAACTCCGGATACTCCTGCCCGATGGTACTTTTTTGCAGGGCCGCTTTGATGCCCGCAACCTGGCCGTTAAAGACAATGAATCGATCGAATTGCGGATGGACCAGCTAAGTACCAGCATGCGCACGTTAAGGGATCTTTTGCCCAATTTCAGTTTGCCCAAAAACTTTGACAAGTTGGGGAAACTACAGTACCGGGGTGACTTTATCGGCTTTTTCAACAGCTTTACCACCATCGGGCAACTCTTTACCAGCATCGGTAGCGCCGACCTGAACGTGTCCTTGAAAAATACCGAAAGCCCCGAACGCGCTTCGTATTCGGGGATTGTGACCTTGAACAATTTTGATTTGGGCAAATGGACCGACAATAATAATTTAGGTAAAATTAGCTTGCGGGCTGCCGTTGGTGAAGGCGACGGCTATGGCCTTGCGGGAAAAAATGCCCGGGCCAAACTGACTGCCGATATCAAAAGTTTTGAATTTAAGGGGTACAAATACTCCAACGCCCATATGGAGGGCGAACTCAAAGCCCGCCAATTTGATGGAAATCTCAACATCAAAGACGACAATATTGATTTGGTTTTTGCGGGTAAAGTCGATTTGTCCAAAGACATTCCCGAGTACATTTTTAATTCTTCGATCAACCGACTCAACCTCCAAAAACTCAATTTCAGCAAAGAAGAAATAGTACTGACGGGCAATGTTGACATCAACATCCAGGCCAATAATCTGGTCGATCTGGTTGGCAAAGCCGAGTTCAGAGACTTTGACATCAACAAAGGGGATCAAACCTATCACTTCAAGCTGGTCGACATTCGCTCTACCCTGGATACTGCAGGTGGACGAGAACTGAACATCGCCTCAGATGTAATGGATGCACAATTGCAGGGGAGATTCGATATTGAAAAAATTCCCGCAGCACTACAACTGTTTATTTACGATAATTTTCCAGGTTTTGCCAATCGTTTTCGCATTCCCAAAATTGACTCTTTGTTGCGGCCTCAGCAGTTTGAGTACAACATCAAAATCAAGGACAGTGGAGGCCTGCATGAACTCCTCAACGCCCAATTGGGTCCACTGAAAAACTTTGAGCTGACGGGTAATTTTGACAACCTGACTTCCAAACTGGAAGCGAAACTGAAAGCGCCTGAATTTCGTTTTGGATCCATTTCTGCAACGGATCTGGGGTTGATCGTTGATTTAACCGATGGAGAAGGGTACATGAACTTCAATACCGAAGCCTTGAACCTCAATGAAAAACTAAAATTACCCGACATTACTTTACTCACCATTCTCGATCGGGATACCATTGATTTTTCTTTAAATTATGCCGACCACTCTTCGAAAGTGCTTTCCAAAGTTGACCTGAATGGTCGGTTTTACATTCGCGATACCAGCACCATGTTGATGCAGTTGAAAAACTCAAACCTCCGTTTGCTCAACTCAACCTGGTCGATTAATCCAAAAAACTCCATCGCTTTTGGCAAAGATTACATCGATGTACAAGACTTTGTGTTGCAGCACGAAAACAAATCCATCTACCTTGATCGTCTGGGTAGGAAAGGGGTGAAACTGGCCATGAACAACATGGATTTGAACTTGCTCAATGATTACCTCAATTTTGAACCCATGAAGTTTGGCGGGCGTTGCAATGTTGAAGCGCGGGTGGAAGATGTGCTCAGTTTAAAAAACCTGGGGATCTCCGTGGTCAGTGATACCTTTTTGATCAATCGCGATGATTGGGGGCTGATGCGTTTGGACCTCAAAATGAAGGATCGGCAACATCCCCTGGAGGCCTATTTTGCCATGACCAAGGATACGGCTCAGCTGTTGCTGGAAGGGTATTACAACCTCAGCACTTTTGGGGAAAGTTCGGAACAAAAAGCCCGCTATTTTGACGCCAATCTGAACATCCACTCTTATCCCTTGCGCATTGCCGACTATTTTGTTGGCGATGTATTCAAGAACCTTTATGGGTATTTTGATACTGATTTACATATTAATGGAGACATCAACAACCCCAATATCGGGGGCAAAATGCACCTCATTAAAGGTGGTTTTACCGTAGACTACCTCAAAACAACCTATACGTTCAATAAAGGCGATGTAGTGGTGGACAATTTCCTTTTTGACATGTCGGACATGTTGTTGTACGACAAAAGGAAAAACCGCGCCCAGTTGGACGGTGGTATCCGCCACGATCATTTGCAGCACTTTGGTTTCAACGCGACCTTGCGCACCATTGAACCTTTCCTCGCCCTGGATACCAAAAAGGGCGACAATGAGCAGTTTTATGGGCAGGCGATTGGGATGGGAAAGATCAATTTTTCAGGATCTTTCCAACGACCGGATATTTCCGTAAATGCTGCGGTGGGCGAGGGTTCACGATTGGTCATCCCCGTGAGCAACGAACGCAAAGTTGGGCAATTTGAGTTTGTCAAGTTTGTGGAAAAAACACCCCAAAAAGACCAAAAGGAAGAGGAGGACCGCGAACTCACCGGGGTAGGCATCGACCTCGATATCACCGTACAACGGGGTGCGGAAATACAGATCATCTTCAACGAACAATCGGGTGATGTGATCAAAGGTGCGGGTAGAGGTGCGGTACAGATTTCGGTGCCACGTGGTGGAGATTTTAAAATGTTCGGAGAAATTGTGATCGACGAAGGGGAGTATCTCTTTACGCTCTACAATTTATTCAACAAGGGTTTTCGGGTGAAAGAAGGGGGAACCTTGACCTGGAATGGCAATCCTTTTGGTGCTACCATCAACCTGGAAGCGGAATATCGCGATCTGAGTGCCTCGGTTTACAGCTTCATTCAGGAATACCTGGCCACAACAACCGACGAGGAATTGAAAGCCGCTGCCAATAGAAATACCAACATTGATTTGCGCATGAAATTGCGGGGCGATTTGTTGAAACCGACCATTGATTTTGACCTCTCTTTTCCCAATTTAAGGGGGGAATTGCAAAGTTTTGCCGAAAGCAAAATCCGGATTTTGAAACAGGATCAAAACGAGCTCAACAAACAAGTTTCGGGCTTGATTTTATTTGGGCAGTTTTTGCCTGCCGACTTTGCATTGGGCAACCAGGCTCGTGCTTTTGCCCTCAATTCGGTGAGTGAATTGGTGTCCAATCAGGTCTCCTTAATGGTGACCGAATTGTTGAAAGATTTGGTAGGGGACGGTGTACTTTCCGACATCAACTTCAACATTCGGCAAGCCTTGACCAGCTCGGGCAGCAACGAATTCCAGTTTAGCCTCAAACCCTATTTTCTGCAAGATCGCCTCTCGGTACAAGTGGGGGGCAACATCCAAAACAGTGTGCCAGGCACCGAAAACGTCGGCACCTTTGTCGGCACGGATGTAGTGATCGAATACGCCATCACTCCCGATCGCAACCTCAAGTTGCGCATTTTCCAAAAACTCCAGCCGGATGTAGGTGGGCGCCGTTTCCAGGTGGGAACCGGCCTGAGCTTCCGCAAGGAGTACAACTCATTTGCCGATTTCATCAAGAGTTTTAAAAAAGCAACAAGGAGCG
- the hppD gene encoding 4-hydroxyphenylpyruvate dioxygenase yields the protein MELLLENPRTALNNSTDFLPLLGTDHIEFYVGNAKQSAHFYEHVFGFEMIAYAGPETGIKDRASYVLQQGKIRLVLTTSLVPNSDISEHVRKHGDGVKVMALWVDDAFSAYTETLRRGAVSAAEPQTLRDENGEVVVASIKTYGDTIHTFVERKNYQGVFLPGFVPRKSRAFHGSVGLQYVDHCVGNVELGQMNRWVKFYEEVMGFKLLLTFDDKDISTEYSALMSKVVSNGNGYVKFPINEPAAGRKKSQIDEYLDFYGGPGVQHIAVATHNIIDTVSELRSRGVEFLEVPASYYDDLLDRVGHIDEDLQPLKDLNILVDRDEEGYLLQIFTKPVEDRPTLFFEIIQRKGATSFGKGNFKALFEAIEREQARRGNL from the coding sequence ATGGAACTCCTGCTCGAAAATCCCCGAACCGCCCTGAATAACTCCACCGATTTTTTGCCCCTACTCGGCACAGACCACATTGAGTTTTACGTCGGCAACGCCAAACAATCTGCCCATTTTTACGAGCACGTTTTTGGCTTTGAAATGATCGCCTACGCTGGCCCGGAAACGGGTATCAAGGACCGTGCTTCCTACGTCCTGCAGCAAGGCAAAATTCGCCTGGTGTTGACCACCTCTCTCGTTCCAAATTCTGACATTTCTGAACACGTGCGTAAACACGGCGATGGGGTAAAAGTGATGGCCCTCTGGGTTGACGATGCCTTCTCTGCCTATACCGAAACCCTGCGCCGGGGTGCCGTATCGGCTGCGGAACCACAAACCTTGCGCGATGAAAATGGCGAAGTCGTTGTCGCTTCCATCAAAACCTACGGCGATACCATCCATACTTTTGTAGAGCGAAAAAACTACCAGGGGGTGTTTCTGCCAGGATTTGTACCCCGCAAAAGCCGGGCCTTCCACGGCAGTGTGGGGTTGCAATACGTTGACCACTGCGTTGGCAATGTAGAGTTGGGACAAATGAACCGCTGGGTGAAGTTTTACGAAGAAGTGATGGGCTTTAAACTCTTGCTCACTTTTGACGACAAAGACATTTCTACCGAGTATTCCGCCCTGATGTCCAAAGTGGTCTCCAATGGCAATGGCTACGTCAAATTCCCGATCAATGAACCCGCAGCTGGGCGCAAAAAATCGCAGATAGATGAATACCTCGATTTTTATGGTGGCCCTGGCGTGCAACACATTGCCGTAGCCACCCACAACATCATCGACACCGTATCTGAGTTGCGCAGCCGGGGAGTCGAATTTTTGGAAGTGCCCGCCAGTTATTACGACGATTTGCTGGATCGGGTAGGCCATATCGACGAAGACCTCCAACCCTTAAAAGACCTCAATATCCTGGTGGATCGGGATGAAGAAGGTTATTTGTTGCAAATTTTTACCAAGCCGGTGGAAGACCGTCCCACCCTGTTTTTTGAAATCATCCAGCGCAAAGGAGCAACTTCTTTTGGCAAAGGAAATTTTAAAGCCTTATTTGAAGCCATTGAGCGGGAGCAAGCCCGCCGAGGAAACCTTTAA
- a CDS encoding CHAT domain-containing protein: MKINKSTIQELIIEGKTEKAIEMLLTLVGKYDMEIHNSSIMLASRYSSLKKDKMRGVISDSEAKLNENRINFALTQMLTDVKTSWEIGESPIQNENERSKKTILFLAANPQDTQPIRLDKEIREIEEGLRRSEKREVFKLVQKWAVRIPDLRRAFLDEKPNIIHFSGHGSSYGRIILEDEIGNSKEIPPKAIGNLFSLFKDDIECVLLNACYSESQAQEIAKYIPFVIGMNDAIPDRAAIEFSSAFYDAIGNGKDIEFAFRLAQISIELLDITGDDIPVLIMK, translated from the coding sequence ATGAAAATCAATAAATCAACAATACAGGAACTAATAATTGAAGGAAAAACTGAGAAGGCAATAGAGATGCTTTTAACGTTAGTGGGGAAATATGATATGGAAATTCACAATAGTTCAATTATGTTAGCGAGTAGATACTCTTCATTGAAGAAAGATAAGATGAGGGGAGTTATATCTGATTCAGAAGCAAAACTAAACGAGAACAGGATAAATTTTGCTTTAACCCAAATGTTAACAGATGTAAAAACTTCATGGGAAATTGGAGAATCACCAATACAAAACGAAAATGAACGCAGTAAAAAAACTATCCTATTTTTAGCTGCAAATCCACAGGATACGCAACCAATAAGGCTTGATAAAGAAATAAGAGAAATAGAAGAAGGGTTGAGAAGAAGTGAAAAAAGAGAGGTATTTAAATTAGTTCAAAAATGGGCTGTTCGTATTCCTGATTTAAGGAGAGCTTTTTTAGATGAGAAGCCAAATATTATTCATTTTTCAGGTCATGGTTCTTCATATGGCAGGATTATCCTGGAAGATGAAATCGGGAATAGTAAAGAGATCCCACCCAAAGCAATTGGAAATTTATTTTCCTTGTTTAAAGATGATATTGAATGCGTTTTATTAAATGCATGTTATTCTGAATCCCAGGCACAAGAAATTGCTAAATATATTCCATTTGTTATAGGCATGAATGATGCAATACCTGATAGAGCAGCAATTGAGTTTTCTTCTGCCTTTTATGATGCAATTGGCAATGGGAAGGATATTGAATTTGCATTCAGGCTAGCTCAAATATCTATTGAGTTGTTGGATATAACGGGCGATGATATCCCAGTATTAATAATGAAATAA
- a CDS encoding bestrophin family protein, with product MYTGKEFTFNLLWHFARKNLFRTMIVSMVAVILYQVLGFTFVAIPFLPIGTIGTAVAFYIGFKNNQAYDRLWEARKLWGGFTNTSRNFAAQLIALVEDKTVVKELLYRHIAYLNILRLQLRKTIPWATSKDNLHQTFRGERSELEEVDLGLKKILEENNKGEYYEALRGKNNAASGLLKLQIMELTRLKRERKIDEYEHSDLVRHVNELFNLQGGCERLKTTPLFRQYSVFSRVFVVLFIYLLPFGLLKDLNNLADWGVWLTIPFSMLISWVFFTMEQIGEFSENPFDNAVNDTPISAICRNIEIDIKEFLGEKELPTKLNPVDNVLL from the coding sequence ATGTACACCGGAAAAGAATTCACCTTCAATCTATTGTGGCATTTTGCCCGTAAAAACCTGTTCAGAACCATGATCGTCAGCATGGTGGCGGTGATTTTGTACCAGGTTTTGGGTTTCACTTTTGTCGCCATTCCTTTTTTGCCCATTGGCACCATCGGTACAGCGGTGGCCTTTTACATTGGTTTCAAAAACAACCAGGCTTACGACCGTTTGTGGGAGGCACGCAAACTCTGGGGCGGTTTCACCAATACCAGCCGCAATTTTGCTGCCCAATTGATTGCCCTCGTTGAAGACAAAACAGTGGTAAAAGAACTCCTCTATCGGCACATTGCCTACCTCAATATCCTGCGTTTGCAACTGCGCAAAACCATTCCCTGGGCCACCAGCAAAGACAACCTGCACCAGACTTTTCGGGGTGAAAGGAGCGAACTGGAAGAGGTTGACCTGGGGCTTAAAAAGATCCTGGAAGAAAACAACAAGGGGGAATATTACGAGGCTTTGCGGGGCAAAAACAACGCCGCATCCGGCCTTTTGAAGTTGCAGATCATGGAATTAACCCGCCTCAAAAGAGAGAGAAAAATCGATGAATACGAGCACAGCGATCTGGTGCGACATGTCAACGAACTCTTTAATTTGCAAGGCGGTTGTGAGCGGCTCAAAACCACCCCCTTGTTTCGGCAATACAGCGTTTTCAGCCGGGTATTCGTGGTACTCTTTATTTACCTCTTGCCCTTTGGCCTGCTCAAAGACTTGAATAACCTCGCAGATTGGGGTGTTTGGCTGACCATTCCTTTTTCCATGTTGATCTCCTGGGTGTTTTTTACCATGGAACAAATCGGCGAGTTTTCTGAAAATCCATTTGACAATGCGGTCAATGATACCCCCATCAGTGCCATTTGTCGCAACATCGAAATCGACATCAAGGAATTTTTGGGTGAAAAAGAACTGCCCACGAAATTGAATCCGGTTGATAATGTGCTGTTGTGA
- a CDS encoding STM3941 family protein has translation MLNNPTSKMTHAQPIEIPLSKTKLLLLLIASLAFVALGVWLIISRTSHNEPFWAEQLFVKLVGCAAIVFFGICAFFIIRKLPDQRPGLIIDDEGLTDNSSGVSAGQILWADIEDISVLEIQRQKLIMLQVKNPQDYIDKQPSGLKRKLMTMNFRMYGTPLSISSNGLKISFDELLKMLNDYLAANNERRNNRT, from the coding sequence ATGCTCAACAATCCTACATCCAAAATGACCCACGCCCAACCCATCGAAATCCCCCTCTCCAAAACCAAACTCCTCCTCCTGCTCATCGCTTCACTGGCCTTTGTGGCCCTGGGGGTCTGGTTGATCATTTCACGGACCAGCCACAACGAGCCATTTTGGGCAGAGCAACTGTTCGTCAAGTTGGTAGGCTGCGCCGCAATTGTATTTTTTGGCATTTGTGCTTTTTTTATCATCCGCAAGTTACCCGACCAGCGCCCTGGGCTCATCATTGACGATGAGGGCCTGACCGATAATTCCAGCGGCGTATCCGCCGGACAAATTTTGTGGGCGGACATTGAAGACATTTCCGTCCTTGAAATTCAGCGCCAAAAACTGATCATGCTGCAGGTGAAAAACCCGCAAGACTACATCGATAAACAGCCAAGTGGCCTCAAGCGAAAACTGATGACCATGAACTTCAGGATGTACGGTACCCCCTTGAGCATCAGTTCGAATGGACTGAAAATTTCGTTCGATGAATTGCTGAAAATGTTGAACGATTACCTGGCTGCCAACAACGAAAGACGGAACAACAGGACTTGA
- a CDS encoding autorepressor SdpR family transcription factor, protein MNTVFKALNDATRRDILVLLQQSDLSAGAIAEHFNLGKATISHHLDLLKQANLVTAEKQGQFVIYSLNTTVIDDVLAWFIGFKNGKS, encoded by the coding sequence ATGAATACCGTCTTCAAAGCACTAAACGATGCCACCCGGCGCGATATCCTCGTGCTACTCCAGCAAAGCGACCTGAGTGCAGGCGCCATTGCGGAGCATTTCAACCTTGGCAAAGCCACCATTTCTCATCACCTCGATCTGTTGAAGCAAGCCAATCTGGTTACGGCAGAAAAACAAGGGCAGTTTGTGATTTACTCCCTCAACACTACCGTAATTGATGACGTATTGGCCTGGTTCATCGGTTTCAAAAATGGAAAATCATGA